In Ictalurus furcatus strain D&B chromosome 23, Billie_1.0, whole genome shotgun sequence, a single window of DNA contains:
- the tmtopsb gene encoding teleost multiple tissue opsin b: MDYSSVMIASNLSRSCASCSHSSGTHAPLERDLSPAGHVVVTVCLGFIGTFGFLNNALVLLLFCCHKPLRSPINCMLVSISVSDLLVCVLGTPFSFAASARGRWLIGARGCVWYGFINSFLGIVSLISMASLSYERYCTMMRATQVNITSYRKVFMGIAFSWIYSLMWAVPPLFGWSRYGPEGPGTTCSVNWTTRTANNMSYIVCLFFFCLILPFVVIVYSYGKLLQAIKKVMRINTALSRKCEQRVLLLVVTMVVCYLLCWLPYGIMALVATFGEPGLVTPEASIVPSLLAKMSTVINPVIYIFMNKQFYRCFRNLLTCMSSDLGSNYQNSSKVIKSLRIFRRANVPSATPRQYVACNPDRDKPKSGSKPETRSPAAPGTVKPVVSLVVYYNG; encoded by the exons ATGGATTACTCGAGTGTAATGATCGCGTCCAATTTGAGCCGAAGCTGCGCCTCGTGCTCCCACTCCAGCGGGACTCACGCGCCCCTGGAACGCGATCTGAGTCCCGCCGGTCATGTGGTGGTCACCGTGTGTCTCGGCTTCATCGGCACGTTCGGCTTCCTGAACAACGCGCTCGTGCTGCTGCTGTTCTGCTGTCACAAGCCGCTGCGCTCACCAATCAACTGCATGCTCGTGAGCATCTCGGTGAGCGACCTGCTCGTCTGCGTGCTCGGGACGCCGTTCAGCTTCGCCGCGAGCGCGCGGGGACGGTGGCTGATCGGTGCGCGCGGCTGCGTGTGGTACGGCTTCATCAACTCCTTCCTCG GTATCGTGTCTCTGATATCGATGGCTTCTCTGTCATATGAACGTTACTGCACCATGATGAGGGCCACGCAGGTCAACATCACCAGCTACAGGAAGGTCTTCATGGGCATTGCCTTCTCCTGGATCTATTCACTGATGTGGGCTGTGCCTCCGCTGTTCGGGTGGAGCCGCTATGGTCCCGAGGGTCCCGGTACTACCTGTAGTGTCAACTGGACCACCAGAACAGCAAACAATATGTCCTACATAGtctgccttttctttttctgcctcATCCTTCCGTTTGTAGTGATTGTGTACAGCTACGGAAAACTGCTGCAGGCCATCAAGAAG gtgatgaggaTCAACACGGCGTTGAGTCGTAAGTGTGAACAGCGGGTTCTCCTCCTGGTGGTCACCATGGTGGTGTGTTATCTGCTGTGCTGGCTGCCGTACGGTATCATGGCGCTCGTAGCGACGTTCGGAGAACCCGGACTGGTCACACCCGAGGCCAGCATCGTGCCGTCTCTGTTAGCCAAAATGAGCACAGTGATCAACCCCGTCATCTACATCTTCATGAACAAACAG TTCTACAGGTGCTTCAGAAATCTGCTCACATGCATGTCTTCAGATCTAGGATCAAACTACCAAAACTCCTCCAAGGTCATCAAGTCTCTCAGGATATTTAGGCGAGCCAACGTTCCCAGTGCAACTCCACGCCAATACGTCGCCTGCAATCCAGACAGAGACAAGCCGAAGAGCGGCTCCAAGCCTGAGACCCGTTCTCCTGCGGCTCCTGGAACCGTGAAGCCCGTCGTCTCTCTGGTGGTCTACTACAACGGatga
- the and1 gene encoding actinodin1 isoform X1 — MARLRRSSFSHIFTGFVLTTAIFAEFLLALPLTQPSMEHGTEINAERSSKRLIRNRRNISWYKQHSDFWNWYKFFTDSGNQQGVAELDRVYLAYLQNKNRAEAQRSYKIYLQHLGEIYKSCSESDDPNCVASYLSRPKAKAEPQTPAPVKSCDPFRDPQCLYARGYSAYPYAASAKAPAPSPPPAPAPVKTPAYIRTPVVKDPSSGQYYYAPAAQSFLSAEQKAELLRICGAEDVECLQYHFRGAYGYKPAGVPAPSYTHLGPPSQKVQKAPASLYFNYPNCDPRVNPYCAYAAVAASQKSEAPSSLAALERFCNPLYEDNCNPLTGTRFAAQSENPKDDPALAAGTIQEQQNSHYDPYAMFQDAASSTMRRFPSGSRQIPQHPQPPTMEENSPSFGPPGKTKEGYDCFIGYDEECYPVGTQNVPKIVPQRQVPHSVGTYEPHVNADGTRKGVIEPDPHCDPEYDRNCRLRRYEPEAEEPEMQSSPKEEREYLEHREEPVRHENQREEVFPEQQPDMNNQGYDQQQYDRYMSGQEDPYASYDQPNQGPINFQDILKVYANRFPNQEHHRAFTGDYKKK; from the exons ATGGCTCGTCTGAGAAGATCATCCTTCTCTCACATCTTCACAGGATTTGTGCTGACTACAGCCATATTCGCAG AGTTCCTCCTGGCTCTCCCACTGACCCAGCCCTCCATGGAACACG GTACTGAGATCAATGCTGAGCGGTCTTCCAAGAGACTCATCCGCAACCGGAGGAACATCAGCTGGTACAAACAACACTCTGACTTCTGGAACTGGTACAAGTTTTTCACCGACTCGGGCAACCAGCAGGGA GTTGCAGAACTGGACCGTGTGTATCTGGCCTACCTGCAGAACAAGAACCGTGCTGAAGCCCAGCGCTCCTACAAGATCTATCTGCAGCATCTGGGTGAGATCTACAAGTCATGCTCCGAGTCTGACGACCCAAATTGTGTTGCCTCATACCTCAGCAGGCCCAAGGCCAAGGCTGAGCCGCAGACACCGGCACCGGTTAAGTCCTGTGATCCTTTCCGGGATCCCCAATGTCTCTATGCTCGGGGATACTCTGCTTATCCGTATGCAGCCTCTGCAAAGGCACCAGCTCcgtctcctcctcctgctcctgctccAGTTAAAACCCCGGCCTACATCCGAACCCCTGTGGTGAAGGACCCAAGTTCTGGTCAGTACTATTATGCCCCTGCGGCACAGTCCTTCCTGTCTGCTGAGCAGAAAGCCGAGCTGTTGCGTATTTGCGGTGCTGAGGATGTTGAGTGCCTGCAGTACCACTTCCGTGGTGCTTATGGCTACAAACCCGCCGGAGTCCCAGCTCCATCCTACACCCATCTAGGCCCCCCCTCACAGAAGGTGCAGAAAGCCCCAGCCAGCTTGTACTTTAACTATCCCAACTGTGATCCCCGCGTCAACCCGTATTGTGCCTACGCTGCTGTAGCGGCTTCTCAGAAATCAGAGGCACCATCTTCTTTAGCTGCCCTCGAGAGGTTCTGCAACCCACTATATGAAGACAACTGCAACCCACTGACGGGTACCAGGTTTGCCGCTCAATCAGAAAATCCCAAAGATGATCCAGCTTTGGCTGCAGGCACTATCCAGGAGCAGCAAAACTCCCATTACGATCCCTATGCCATGTTCCAGGATGCTGCGTCTTCCACCATGCGCAGGTTTCCGTCTGGTTCACGCCAAATTCCACAACACCCTCAGCCACCCACCATGGAGGAGAACTCTCCATCATTTGGACCTCCCGGGAAGACCAAGGAAGGCTATGATTGCTTTATTGGATACGATGAAGAATGCTACCCAGTTGGAACCCAGAATGTCCCCAAAATAGTCCCACAAAGGCAGGTTCCGCATTCAGTGGGCACCTATGAGCCCCACGTAAACGCAGATGGCACTAGAAAGGGCGTGATTGAACCCGATCCTCACTGTGACCCCGAGTATGACAGAAATTGCCGTCTGCGTCGCTACGAGCCTGAGGCTGAGGAACCAGAGATGCAGTCTTCCCCCAAGGAGGAACGTGAGTATCTGGAACACAGGGAGGAACCTGTTCGCCATGAGAATCAGAGGGAGGAGGTCTTCCCTGAACAGCAGCCAGACATGAACAACCAGGGCTATGACCAGCAGCAGTATGACCGCTACATGAGTGGCCAGGAGGATCCCTATGCCTCTTACGATCAGCCAAATCAAGGTCCCATCAACTTCCAGGACATCCTGAAGGTGTATGCAAACCGCTTTCCAAACCAGGAGCACCATCGTGCCTTCACAGGAGACTACAAGAAGAAGTAA
- the and1 gene encoding actinodin1 isoform X2, with amino-acid sequence MAPAEIKVMKEFLLALPLTQPSMEHGTEINAERSSKRLIRNRRNISWYKQHSDFWNWYKFFTDSGNQQGVAELDRVYLAYLQNKNRAEAQRSYKIYLQHLGEIYKSCSESDDPNCVASYLSRPKAKAEPQTPAPVKSCDPFRDPQCLYARGYSAYPYAASAKAPAPSPPPAPAPVKTPAYIRTPVVKDPSSGQYYYAPAAQSFLSAEQKAELLRICGAEDVECLQYHFRGAYGYKPAGVPAPSYTHLGPPSQKVQKAPASLYFNYPNCDPRVNPYCAYAAVAASQKSEAPSSLAALERFCNPLYEDNCNPLTGTRFAAQSENPKDDPALAAGTIQEQQNSHYDPYAMFQDAASSTMRRFPSGSRQIPQHPQPPTMEENSPSFGPPGKTKEGYDCFIGYDEECYPVGTQNVPKIVPQRQVPHSVGTYEPHVNADGTRKGVIEPDPHCDPEYDRNCRLRRYEPEAEEPEMQSSPKEEREYLEHREEPVRHENQREEVFPEQQPDMNNQGYDQQQYDRYMSGQEDPYASYDQPNQGPINFQDILKVYANRFPNQEHHRAFTGDYKKK; translated from the exons ATGGCACCAGCAGAGATAAAGGTCATGAAGG AGTTCCTCCTGGCTCTCCCACTGACCCAGCCCTCCATGGAACACG GTACTGAGATCAATGCTGAGCGGTCTTCCAAGAGACTCATCCGCAACCGGAGGAACATCAGCTGGTACAAACAACACTCTGACTTCTGGAACTGGTACAAGTTTTTCACCGACTCGGGCAACCAGCAGGGA GTTGCAGAACTGGACCGTGTGTATCTGGCCTACCTGCAGAACAAGAACCGTGCTGAAGCCCAGCGCTCCTACAAGATCTATCTGCAGCATCTGGGTGAGATCTACAAGTCATGCTCCGAGTCTGACGACCCAAATTGTGTTGCCTCATACCTCAGCAGGCCCAAGGCCAAGGCTGAGCCGCAGACACCGGCACCGGTTAAGTCCTGTGATCCTTTCCGGGATCCCCAATGTCTCTATGCTCGGGGATACTCTGCTTATCCGTATGCAGCCTCTGCAAAGGCACCAGCTCcgtctcctcctcctgctcctgctccAGTTAAAACCCCGGCCTACATCCGAACCCCTGTGGTGAAGGACCCAAGTTCTGGTCAGTACTATTATGCCCCTGCGGCACAGTCCTTCCTGTCTGCTGAGCAGAAAGCCGAGCTGTTGCGTATTTGCGGTGCTGAGGATGTTGAGTGCCTGCAGTACCACTTCCGTGGTGCTTATGGCTACAAACCCGCCGGAGTCCCAGCTCCATCCTACACCCATCTAGGCCCCCCCTCACAGAAGGTGCAGAAAGCCCCAGCCAGCTTGTACTTTAACTATCCCAACTGTGATCCCCGCGTCAACCCGTATTGTGCCTACGCTGCTGTAGCGGCTTCTCAGAAATCAGAGGCACCATCTTCTTTAGCTGCCCTCGAGAGGTTCTGCAACCCACTATATGAAGACAACTGCAACCCACTGACGGGTACCAGGTTTGCCGCTCAATCAGAAAATCCCAAAGATGATCCAGCTTTGGCTGCAGGCACTATCCAGGAGCAGCAAAACTCCCATTACGATCCCTATGCCATGTTCCAGGATGCTGCGTCTTCCACCATGCGCAGGTTTCCGTCTGGTTCACGCCAAATTCCACAACACCCTCAGCCACCCACCATGGAGGAGAACTCTCCATCATTTGGACCTCCCGGGAAGACCAAGGAAGGCTATGATTGCTTTATTGGATACGATGAAGAATGCTACCCAGTTGGAACCCAGAATGTCCCCAAAATAGTCCCACAAAGGCAGGTTCCGCATTCAGTGGGCACCTATGAGCCCCACGTAAACGCAGATGGCACTAGAAAGGGCGTGATTGAACCCGATCCTCACTGTGACCCCGAGTATGACAGAAATTGCCGTCTGCGTCGCTACGAGCCTGAGGCTGAGGAACCAGAGATGCAGTCTTCCCCCAAGGAGGAACGTGAGTATCTGGAACACAGGGAGGAACCTGTTCGCCATGAGAATCAGAGGGAGGAGGTCTTCCCTGAACAGCAGCCAGACATGAACAACCAGGGCTATGACCAGCAGCAGTATGACCGCTACATGAGTGGCCAGGAGGATCCCTATGCCTCTTACGATCAGCCAAATCAAGGTCCCATCAACTTCCAGGACATCCTGAAGGTGTATGCAAACCGCTTTCCAAACCAGGAGCACCATCGTGCCTTCACAGGAGACTACAAGAAGAAGTAA
- the cops9 gene encoding COP9 signalosome complex subunit 9 isoform X2 codes for MKPAVDEMFPEGAGPYVDLDEAGGSTGLLMDLAANEKAVHSDFFNDFEDLFDDDDIQ; via the exons ATGAAGCCTGCAGTGGATGAAATGTTCCCTGAGGGAGCCGGACCGTATGTGGATCTGGATGAG GCAGGGGGCAGTACCGGGCTGCTGATGGATTTGGCTGCTAATGAGAAAGCCGTGCACTCCGACTTCTTCAACG aTTTTGAAGACCTGTTCGATGACGATGACATCCAGTGA
- the cops9 gene encoding COP9 signalosome complex subunit 9 isoform X1 codes for MKPAVDEMFPEGAGPYVDLDEAGGSTGLLMDLAANEKAVHSDFFNAAEKSLTRVTRKQLHPQGEVEQCWREKKKKTTAHTSLMRRNPARI; via the exons ATGAAGCCTGCAGTGGATGAAATGTTCCCTGAGGGAGCCGGACCGTATGTGGATCTGGATGAG GCAGGGGGCAGTACCGGGCTGCTGATGGATTTGGCTGCTAATGAGAAAGCCGTGCACTCCGACTTCTTCAACG CGGCTGAAAAGAGCTTAACACGTGTCACACGAAAGCAGCTTCATCCGCAAGGCGAAGTGGAACAATGCTggagggaaaagaagaaaaaaacaactgcacACACGTCTTTAATGAGGAGAAATCCTGCACGTATATAA
- the otos gene encoding otospiralin, which yields MKWCVLFYAFFMCFVANHLSGARVIPEGVPYDEPLARPYWPYSTSDFWNYIEYFRSIGAYNQINEMARTFFAHQNLGDTLGYEVAEQHER from the exons ATGAAGTGGTGTGTTCTGTTTTACGCTTTCTTCATGTGTTTTGTCGCCAATCATCTCAGTG gggcTCGAGTCATTCCTGAAGGAG TTCCCTATGATGAGCCCCTGGCCAGACCGTACTGGCCGTACTCAACCTCTGATTTCTGGAACTACATCGAGTACTTTCGCAGTATCGGAGCCTACAACCAGATCAATGAGATGGCCAGAACTTTCTTTGCCCACCAGAATCTTGGTGACACTTTGGGATATGAAGTGGCTGAGCAACATGAACGCTAA
- the apodb gene encoding apolipoprotein Db — protein MKRVVVWMFSLTLVISVSSQIFHWGPCPTPMVQPNFELNRYLGKWYEIEKLPATYEKGTCIETNYSLRPDKTIRVVYVRTRKGKVRTAEGTAIVQNQREPAKLGVSFSYFTPYSPHWVLSTDYDSVALLYSCTDVLRLFHVDYAWILSRSRSLPPETIYHAKEVFSRDNIDVSRMVPTDQHGCEGGA, from the exons ATGAAGCGCGTCGTTGTGTGGATGTTTTCGCTGACGCTGGTCATCTCAGTGTCATCTCAGATCTTCCACTGGGGTCCGTGTCCGACGCCGATGGTCCAGCCGAACTTTGAACTGAACAGG TACCTGGGAAAGTGGTACGAAATCGAGAAACTCCCAGCAACCTATGAGAAAGGCACATGCATCGAAACCAACTACTCTCTCAGACCTGACAAGACCATCAGAGTTGTTTATGTCCGGACACG TAAGGGAAAAGTGAGGACCGCTGAGGGAACAGCCATCGTACAGAACCAGAGAGAACCGGCTAAACTCGGAGTCAGTTTCTCCTACT TCACTCCATACAGCCCGCACTGGGTTTTATCCACCGATTACGACTCCGTGGCACTGCTTTACTCCTGCACCGATGTTCTCCGGCTGTTCCACGTGGACTACGCCTGGATTCTGTCCCGCAGCCGTTCTCTCCCACCGGAGACCATCTACCACGCCAAGGAGGTCTTCTCTCGGGACAACATCGATGTCAGTCGAATGGTTCCTACCGATCAGCACGGCTGTGAGGGCGGGGCTTaa